From the genome of Vicia villosa cultivar HV-30 ecotype Madison, WI linkage group LG2, Vvil1.0, whole genome shotgun sequence, one region includes:
- the LOC131646404 gene encoding transcription factor PRE6, which produces MSSRRSRSRQSGASSEITDAQITDLISKLQQLIPELRASRSNKVSASKVLQETCNYIKNLHREVDDLSERLSQLLATTDSNSAQAAIIRSLLM; this is translated from the exons ATGTCTAGCAGAAGATCTCGTTCTAGACAATCTGGTGCTTCCTCTGAGATCACTGATGCTCAAATCACTGATCTCATCTCCAAGTTACAACAACTCATCCCCGAACTTCGCGCTAGCCGCTCCAACAAG GTTTCAGCTTCTAAGGTATTGCAAGAGACTTGCAACTACATAAAAAACTTGCATAGAGAAGTTGATGATTTAAGTGAAAGATTGTCACAACTTTTGGCAACTACAGATTCCAACAGTGCTCAAGCAGCTATTATTAGGAGCTTACTTATGTAA